In Ananas comosus cultivar F153 linkage group 7, ASM154086v1, whole genome shotgun sequence, the sequence CTAAGTGCTGCCCCAATGCGGTCGTGAATTTGATCAGCAACCCCGTGAACTCTACCGTCCCTATTGCTGCTGAAGTTTTTAAGAAGGCCGGAACCTACAATCCCAAGAAGCTGCTTGGAGTGACGACTCTCGATGTAGCGAGAGCCAATACATTTGTGGTGTGCATGATAAACAGAACTTGCTTACCGCACTAATATCCATATTGGCGTTAGatcttttttcttataatttggAGAATTACGAGTTGCACCATTCTCATTGTTGAGTTGATATGTTCTTGATGTCGCTTGTAGGCTGAAGTGTTAGGGATTGATCCCAGAGATGTTAATGTTCCTGTGGTTGGTGGACATGCAGGTGTTACAATATTACCTCTCCTTTCACAGGTAAAGAGGAAACACTTTTTATTGATGTTGCTGATTTACTTTCTCATTGAGGGTAATTTGGAGTTCTTTTACATCCATTATTAGTTTGAGTTGGACTGTTTTAACTTCAACCAGGTTAATCCTCCTAGTTCGTTCACGCCTGAAGAGATTGCATATCTCACCGATCGCATTCAGAATGGAGGAACGGAGGTTGTTGaggtaaaatactatttttcctCGATATCTGACTTAATGCTGTTTGCCATCAATTTATGTCGCTAAAATTTCTCGTCATTGTTCCTGCTATTCGTACGCACTACTCATTCAGTTGAAACTTTTTCATTCCCCTTTTCTCAATGCAGGCAAAAGCTGGAACAGGATCGGCTACTCTCTCGATGGTTCGTTGCTTTGTGATTTTGCTTTACTTAATCGGCTGTCTTCTTTTCTTGCGCACTGCAGCTACCAATAACATATTACTGGTggaataaaaaaacataaataaataaaacctcTGTAGGCATATGCTGCTGCTAAATTTGCCGACGCATGCTTGCGGGGATTGCGAGGAGATGCCGGCATTGTCGAGTGCTCTTATGTAGCTTCTCAGGTTCTTTTCGTCCCTATCATTCTTTTCTCCTTCCCCACGCATATTTGATTTTATGAGATTATTATAATCTTccaatttcctttttcttccttttcttttttttcttcttcctctttacGGGAGATGTTATAGGTCACGGAGCTTCCATTCTTTGCCACAAAAGTGCGGATAGGACGACAGGGAATCGACGAGTTTTTGCCTCTTGGACCATTGAATGAGTTTGAGAGGTCTGAAGCTTAATTTAATTGCTTTGTTAttgaatttttgagtttttgcccgtaattttttttaacagaatatttttaccaaatttaccAATAtgattttctctctccttcacaATTGCAGGGCTGGTTTGGAGAAGGCAAAGAAAGAGTTAGCCGAGAGTATTCAGAAGGGTGTCTCTTTCATTAACAAATGAAGTGATAAGTGAGTTAGAAGCCTAGCTTATCTGCTATCAACCTTATAAGATACTAATATACATAAAAATGTCTGTTGATTATTGTTACGCACTCCTATAGAAAAGTTATATGAGTACTGTAATTATGCTACATAACATTTGAATTTGCAAGATCTTGTTTAAAGGTGCAAACTTTTCATGAATAATTACTGTTTCTTGCATGTTGGCTACTAGGGGATATAAAAAACATGTTCTAGCTTCTTCCTCAGCTCACAAGCTGTAGACCTTTGTTGTCAAAACCTTGGCTTCTGCTTCTCCCTAAAAAGCTGAAGCAACTGCTATAGAAATGGTACCAAATGAGCATTCAAATAAGCTTTCAATAGCTTGTGTTGCATTAAATTTCTCAGGCACCAAATTGAATTTCGATTTGCCACTTTGGTTCCTGAAACTTAGTTTAGGTCTGCTCTCCACGCCAGCTAGAAACTAATTTCAGCCTTACGGATTTAGACATGAGTTTGTGAACACCTAACTTGTGTTGTTGGAGCAGAATAAAGAGTTACCAACAGGATGAACCACAGACGGAGCACACGAGTTTTACAGAGTTTCTGAATTCAGTGCAAGAGTAGTAAATATTGGCTCATAAAGAGGAACTAATAGCCTATTGAATTGGATTTCCACTGAACAATAGTACACACTATAAACTTTTCACCACCTAAGACAAAAATAATGTGAGCTAATAACACTCACTATCTTGTTATCATTATCTGCGTCTGCTACTATACAATAGGTTTCATTATCTTCTtgctcaaaaacaaaaaaagttaataaataaaaaataaaaagaggggGTGATACCCCATGGATTTGGAAAGAAGTCAATACGTGTGTGGAAAAAGGAATTCTCAAAGCTTTTTCGCGATGATTGCGGAACGTTAGTTGGTTATGCCGGCATTAAATGTCTCAGAAGGAACTCTTCTCTTAACAGCGTCTGCATAGCTATAGCCGAGCTCCTGCAGCAATTCAGGAGAAGGAAAAACATGTTAAATATCATCAAAGAGGTAAAAAGAACAATTGACATCTTTTCTGATAAACATGCTTAAACAACTTCTCTCTACAGCAGAAGCAAATACTTCAAATTATAGCTTTTGCTTTCTAGATCAAGATTGCTTATTTCAGTTTCCCAACCACAACAGAAGTTCTAAAGTTTTGTTTGCCAAATGCTTTGTTGTAGAGAATCTATTCCAGAAACCAACCCAAATGGGCACTTAAAGCATCAGAACTTAGCATTTCTTACGTTATGTGAGTTTGATGCTGAAAGCAGTGCAGCTCCGATTCTTGAGACATCATTAAAGTGCTGGATCACTACATTAGTTGCGACTCTTTCACGGAGCATCACCTCCACTCCATTATGCAAATACTCTCGGAATAGTCGGTAGTGCTCGTAGATGTTACCCTCCACTGCAACAGCTACCTTCTCATCTGCGCTATCCTTTCCAATCTTCTTTAGGATCCCCAGTATTCCAGCTGCAGCTAAATAAGCGCCACGTCTTGTTACAATCTCACACACCTCAAAAACAAGTTTGCGCA encodes:
- the LOC109713362 gene encoding malate dehydrogenase, glyoxysomal isoform X1; its protein translation is MQPSGEASRRIAKLAAHLRPPNLQMEEKWWLRRSDCRAKGGAPGFKVAILGAAGGIGQPLAMLMKMNPLVSVLHLYDVVNSPGVTADLSHMDTGAVVRGFLGQPQLESALTGMDLVIIPAGVPRKPGMTRDDLFKINAGIVRTLCEGVAKCCPNAVVNLISNPVNSTVPIAAEVFKKAGTYNPKKLLGVTTLDVARANTFVAEVLGIDPRDVNVPVVGGHAGVTILPLLSQVNPPSSFTPEEIAYLTDRIQNGGTEVVEAKAGTGSATLSMAYAAAKFADACLRGLRGDAGIVECSYVASQVTELPFFATKVRIGRQGIDEFLPLGPLNEFERAGLEKAKKELAESIQKGVSFINK
- the LOC109713362 gene encoding malate dehydrogenase, glyoxysomal isoform X2, producing MEEKWWLRRSDCRAKGGAPGFKVAILGAAGGIGQPLAMLMKMNPLVSVLHLYDVVNSPGVTADLSHMDTGAVVRGFLGQPQLESALTGMDLVIIPAGVPRKPGMTRDDLFKINAGIVRTLCEGVAKCCPNAVVNLISNPVNSTVPIAAEVFKKAGTYNPKKLLGVTTLDVARANTFVAEVLGIDPRDVNVPVVGGHAGVTILPLLSQVNPPSSFTPEEIAYLTDRIQNGGTEVVEAKAGTGSATLSMAYAAAKFADACLRGLRGDAGIVECSYVASQVTELPFFATKVRIGRQGIDEFLPLGPLNEFERAGLEKAKKELAESIQKGVSFINK